A single genomic interval of uncultured Desulfobulbus sp. harbors:
- the uvrA gene encoding excinuclease ABC subunit UvrA, with product MEPQYLRIRGARMHNLKNISVDLPRNKLIVFTGLSGSGKSTLAFDTLYAEGQRRYVESLSTYARQFLGQMDKPDVDLLEGLSPAVSIEQKTTSRNPRSTVGTVTEIYDHLRLLFARAGQPHCPQCGQPIRSQSIHDMIESLLNRQEGEKVILLAPLVTRKKGQHEQVFARLRKEGFVRVRIDGEVRQLSEEIVLEKNKHHSIEAVIDRLVVKPSIRRRLDESVSTAVTLGGGTMLAHFPDSGEELLFSESAACHQCSISVPELSTQLFSFNNPQGACPVCSGLGINQFIDEHLIVPDDSLSLLEGAIVPWTRRRLSTQADNWIEAFARHFRFDPATPFADLPTKVKKGLLHGTGKEMLEFVHTRGKRSLVSQLPFEGIVPRLNRLFRETSSSRLREEIEGFMTEQGCPACQGARLKPEALAVKVGPWSIIDLCRMAIEQLIKELDSLAFEQRQGIIATPILKEIRERLFFLQGVGLGYLSLDRRAGTLSGGEAQRIRLASQIGSGLAGVLYILDEPSIGLHQRDNNKLIKTLINLRDLGNTVIVVEHDSDTIASADHVLDIGPGAGVHGGNILYSGPVPGLLDCEDSQTGGYLSGRLKIEVPEQRRPLQMDEGRFIEVRGATINNLQNLQVKFPLGVMTCVTGVSGSGKSSLVIETLFNEAQRSFTDRKGYLRGPQLLKGLDLLDKVIDIDQSPIGRTPRSNPATYTGVMTPIRELLARLPESRARGYQPGRFSFNLKGGRCETCEGDGVIRIAMHFLPDIYVTCERCQGKRYNQETLDIRYKGKNIAEILQMTVEEALEFFQNVPPIAGRLQTIVDVGLGYLSLGQSSVTLSGGEAQRVKLAKELSRRSTGKTLYILDEPTTGLHPADIQHLLRVLGRLVDGGNTVVVIEHNLDVIKTADWVIDIGPEGGSGGGQVIAAGTPEAIAGEPKSYTGMFLKQFLNGYE from the coding sequence ATGGAACCGCAATACCTTCGCATCCGCGGCGCGCGCATGCACAACCTGAAAAACATCTCGGTTGACCTGCCGCGCAACAAACTGATCGTCTTCACCGGCCTGTCCGGGTCCGGCAAATCGACCCTGGCCTTTGACACCCTCTATGCCGAGGGCCAGCGGCGCTACGTGGAATCGCTCTCCACCTATGCCCGCCAGTTCCTCGGTCAGATGGACAAGCCCGATGTGGATCTGCTGGAGGGGTTGTCGCCCGCGGTCTCCATCGAACAGAAGACCACCAGCCGCAATCCCCGCTCCACCGTGGGCACGGTCACCGAGATCTACGACCATCTCCGCCTGCTCTTTGCCCGCGCCGGCCAGCCCCACTGCCCGCAATGCGGCCAGCCGATCCGTTCGCAGTCGATCCACGACATGATCGAGTCGCTGTTGAACCGCCAGGAGGGAGAAAAGGTGATCCTGCTTGCCCCGCTGGTGACGCGGAAGAAGGGACAGCACGAACAGGTCTTTGCCCGCCTGCGCAAGGAGGGATTCGTCCGCGTGCGGATCGACGGTGAGGTTCGCCAATTAAGCGAAGAGATCGTGCTGGAAAAAAACAAGCACCACTCCATCGAGGCGGTGATCGACCGCTTGGTGGTCAAACCCTCCATCCGGAGGCGGCTGGACGAGTCGGTGTCCACGGCGGTGACTCTGGGCGGCGGCACCATGCTGGCCCACTTTCCCGATTCCGGCGAAGAACTGCTATTCAGTGAGTCGGCGGCCTGCCACCAGTGCTCCATCTCGGTGCCGGAACTCTCCACCCAGCTGTTTTCCTTCAATAATCCCCAGGGCGCCTGCCCGGTCTGCAGCGGCCTGGGCATCAACCAGTTCATCGACGAGCACCTGATCGTGCCCGATGACTCGCTCTCACTTTTGGAAGGGGCTATCGTGCCTTGGACCCGGCGCCGGCTCTCCACCCAGGCCGACAACTGGATCGAGGCCTTTGCCCGCCACTTTCGCTTCGACCCGGCCACCCCCTTTGCCGACCTGCCCACCAAGGTCAAGAAGGGGTTGCTCCACGGCACGGGCAAGGAAATGCTGGAGTTCGTCCACACCCGCGGCAAGCGCAGCCTGGTGTCGCAACTGCCCTTTGAGGGCATCGTGCCCCGGCTCAACCGCCTCTTTCGCGAAACCAGCTCATCCCGGCTGCGCGAGGAGATCGAGGGCTTTATGACCGAGCAGGGCTGCCCCGCCTGCCAGGGCGCGCGCCTCAAGCCCGAGGCGCTGGCGGTCAAGGTCGGCCCCTGGTCGATCATCGATCTCTGCCGCATGGCCATCGAACAGCTGATCAAGGAGCTGGACAGCCTCGCCTTTGAGCAGCGCCAGGGAATCATCGCCACACCGATTCTCAAGGAGATCCGTGAGCGGCTCTTCTTTCTCCAGGGGGTCGGGCTGGGGTACCTGTCGCTGGATCGCCGTGCGGGAACGCTCTCCGGCGGCGAGGCCCAGCGCATCCGCCTGGCCTCGCAGATCGGCTCCGGCCTGGCAGGGGTGCTCTACATCCTTGACGAGCCCAGCATCGGCCTCCACCAGCGCGACAACAACAAGCTGATCAAGACTTTGATCAACCTGCGCGATCTGGGCAACACCGTCATCGTGGTCGAACACGACTCGGACACCATTGCCAGCGCCGACCATGTGCTCGACATCGGCCCGGGCGCGGGCGTGCACGGCGGCAACATCCTCTACTCCGGTCCGGTGCCAGGCCTGCTCGACTGCGAGGACTCGCAGACCGGCGGCTACCTCTCCGGCCGGCTCAAGATCGAGGTACCCGAACAACGACGACCGCTGCAGATGGACGAGGGGCGATTCATCGAGGTCCGTGGCGCCACGATCAACAACCTGCAGAACCTCCAGGTCAAGTTCCCCCTGGGGGTGATGACCTGTGTCACCGGCGTCTCCGGTTCGGGCAAGAGCTCGCTCGTCATCGAGACCCTGTTCAACGAGGCCCAACGCTCCTTCACCGACCGCAAGGGCTACCTGCGCGGACCGCAGCTGCTCAAGGGGCTCGACCTGCTCGACAAGGTGATCGACATCGACCAGAGCCCCATCGGCCGCACCCCGCGTTCCAACCCAGCCACCTACACCGGGGTCATGACCCCGATTCGCGAGCTGCTTGCCCGCCTGCCCGAATCAAGGGCGCGGGGATACCAGCCCGGCCGATTCAGCTTCAACCTCAAGGGCGGCCGCTGCGAGACCTGCGAGGGCGATGGCGTAATCCGCATCGCGATGCACTTCCTCCCCGATATCTACGTCACCTGCGAACGCTGCCAGGGCAAGCGCTACAACCAGGAGACCCTGGATATCCGCTACAAGGGCAAGAACATCGCCGAGATCCTGCAGATGACCGTGGAGGAGGCGCTGGAATTCTTCCAGAACGTGCCCCCCATTGCCGGCCGCCTGCAGACCATCGTCGATGTCGGCCTGGGCTATCTCAGCCTGGGGCAGAGTTCGGTGACGCTTTCCGGCGGCGAGGCGCAACGGGTCAAGCTGGCCAAGGAACTGAGCCGCCGTTCCACCGGCAAGACCCTCTACATCCTCGACGAACCGACCACCGGCCTGCATCCGGCGGATATCCAGCACCTGCTGCGGGTTCTTGGCCGCCTGGTGGACGGCGGCAATACGGTGGTGGTGATCGAGCATAACCTGGATGTGATCAAGACCGCGGACTGGGTGATCGACATCGGTCCCGAGGGCGGCAGCGGTGGAGGCCAGGTGATTGCAGCGGGGACACCGGAAGCCATTGCCGGTGAACCGAAATCCTACACCGGCATGTTTCTCAAGCAGTTTCTCAACGGTTACGAGTAA
- the secB gene encoding protein-export chaperone SecB — protein MADQTPDQQEIPIFRMQKMYIKDFSFESPNAPKVFLAKNQNPKVDFNLQLKNQKLDDDHSEVSIAITAKVLDKNNDDQVMFIVEIEHAAVFMMRNIPAEHHDRVLAVDCPLMLFPFTRQIVCQAAVDGGFMPFLMEPINFIALYDNAKNKQQDA, from the coding sequence ATGGCAGACCAAACGCCCGACCAGCAGGAAATCCCGATCTTTCGCATGCAGAAGATGTACATCAAGGATTTTTCCTTTGAGAGCCCCAATGCCCCCAAGGTCTTTCTTGCGAAGAACCAGAACCCCAAGGTGGATTTCAACCTCCAGCTGAAAAACCAGAAACTCGATGACGACCACAGCGAGGTCTCCATCGCCATCACCGCCAAGGTCCTGGACAAAAACAACGACGACCAGGTGATGTTCATCGTCGAGATCGAGCATGCGGCGGTGTTCATGATGCGCAATATTCCCGCCGAGCACCACGATCGCGTGCTCGCGGTCGACTGCCCGCTGATGCTCTTCCCCTTCACCCGTCAGATTGTCTGCCAGGCAGCCGTGGACGGCGGTTTCATGCCGTTCTTGATGGAGCCGATCAACTTCATCGCCCTCTACGACAACGCCAAGAACAAGCAGCAGGATGCGTAA
- a CDS encoding kelch repeat-containing protein, whose product MRRYALMVTAWFFLALCFNAAQAEISDGPAGAADAETKRRIVPVLSLLLWDEGAEAKWESCSSLHIGRDQFAAGVIDNKLYVFGGNSAYGNSNSLEIFDTATGTWTLGTAHSYSAGVEEVTGAVIDGAFFVFGAWGGGTPYGVFNFVEKYSPKTKTWSSLAPKPTTNAGNPALVYNGEIYIFGGYYGNDDMEDELQYTVVEAYNPTTNTWRTVTSMPQAYENFAVGLYKDTAYLIGGVYGQEGRYTVQLDVVSYHFPSNTWTTSGLGSLEHFHMFPYSSSAPVLDGKIYLVGGEGLVDPAGPLSEENVQPSSDMLIYDIAAGVFSRGLSLPEPRDDHAVLMHDGYMYVIGGRNSSDEDAHVNTVFRLSVDK is encoded by the coding sequence ATGCGAAGATATGCTCTCATGGTAACAGCTTGGTTCTTTCTTGCTTTATGTTTCAATGCCGCTCAGGCCGAGATCTCCGATGGTCCTGCAGGTGCCGCCGATGCTGAAACGAAGCGTCGCATCGTGCCGGTCCTCTCTCTTTTGTTGTGGGATGAAGGGGCGGAGGCAAAGTGGGAATCCTGTTCTTCGTTGCATATCGGGCGTGATCAGTTTGCCGCTGGCGTCATTGACAACAAGCTGTACGTCTTTGGCGGAAATAGCGCCTATGGCAATTCGAACTCTCTTGAAATTTTCGATACGGCAACCGGTACATGGACTCTTGGAACGGCGCACTCGTACTCCGCTGGTGTGGAGGAGGTCACGGGTGCGGTAATCGATGGGGCTTTTTTTGTTTTCGGGGCATGGGGTGGCGGCACACCGTATGGTGTGTTTAATTTTGTGGAAAAATACTCACCAAAGACCAAGACCTGGTCGTCCCTGGCCCCAAAGCCGACGACTAATGCGGGTAATCCGGCGCTCGTTTATAACGGCGAAATTTATATATTTGGCGGTTATTACGGTAACGACGATATGGAGGATGAGCTCCAGTATACAGTGGTCGAGGCATACAATCCAACCACGAACACCTGGCGAACTGTTACCTCGATGCCTCAGGCGTACGAGAATTTTGCCGTTGGATTGTATAAAGACACCGCCTACCTCATCGGCGGAGTCTATGGTCAAGAAGGGAGGTATACCGTACAGCTTGATGTCGTTTCCTATCATTTCCCATCAAACACCTGGACCACCAGTGGCTTGGGGAGTCTGGAACATTTTCATATGTTCCCCTACTCAAGTTCCGCCCCGGTTCTTGATGGCAAGATCTACCTGGTTGGCGGAGAGGGACTGGTTGACCCTGCGGGGCCACTCTCTGAAGAGAATGTACAGCCTTCATCGGATATGCTCATTTACGATATTGCTGCGGGCGTTTTTTCACGGGGGCTAAGCTTGCCGGAACCGCGTGACGACCATGCTGTTCTCATGCATGATGGATATATGTATGTGATTGGCGGGAGAAATTCCTCTGATGAAGACGCACATGTCAATACAGTCTTTCGTCTTTCAGTCGATAAATAG
- the fabB gene encoding beta-ketoacyl-ACP synthase I, producing the protein MRRVVITGMGIVSPLGDTVPEVLQSLQEGRSGVQFHEPYREIGLRAQIGSFTRINVKEHLDKKNLRFMGNAAAYASIALSQAIADAGLSTDEVSHPRTGLIIGSGGTSAENVVASADVMRSKGLKRLSPFMVPRTMSSTVSACLTSTHGIKGLCYSISSACATGSHCIGAATEQIQLGKQDIVFAGGSDEEHWTQTAMFDAMGALSTKYNDTPERASRPYDRNRDGFVVANGGGLVVLEEYERAKKRGATIYGEVVGYGATADGADMVQPTGEGAVRCIQLALATAGEQIDYINAHGTSTPIGDLVELRAIREIFGTDNPPISSTKSLSGHSLGAAGVHEAIYSLLMLNHGFICGTANIEEIDPEAEGMHVVDANRDVSLTTVMSNSYGFGGTNACLIFRKVS; encoded by the coding sequence ATGCGACGAGTTGTGATAACAGGCATGGGGATCGTCTCGCCGCTTGGCGATACGGTTCCCGAGGTGTTGCAGTCTCTTCAGGAGGGGCGTTCAGGGGTCCAATTTCACGAACCGTACCGGGAAATCGGCCTGCGGGCCCAGATCGGCAGTTTTACCCGGATAAACGTCAAGGAACATCTGGACAAGAAAAATCTGCGCTTCATGGGCAATGCCGCGGCCTATGCCTCCATTGCCCTGTCCCAGGCCATTGCCGATGCAGGTCTGAGCACGGATGAGGTTTCCCATCCCAGAACCGGATTGATTATTGGTTCCGGCGGCACCTCGGCCGAAAACGTGGTCGCCAGTGCCGACGTCATGCGGTCCAAGGGGTTGAAACGGCTCAGTCCCTTTATGGTGCCGCGGACCATGAGCAGCACGGTCTCCGCCTGTCTCACCAGCACCCATGGGATCAAGGGGCTTTGTTATTCGATCTCCTCGGCCTGCGCAACCGGCTCCCACTGTATCGGTGCGGCCACGGAACAGATCCAGTTGGGCAAGCAGGACATCGTCTTTGCCGGCGGCTCGGATGAGGAACACTGGACGCAGACCGCGATGTTCGATGCCATGGGGGCCCTGTCGACCAAGTACAACGATACCCCTGAGCGGGCCTCGCGGCCCTATGATCGCAACCGCGACGGTTTTGTGGTCGCCAACGGCGGCGGCCTGGTGGTGCTCGAGGAGTACGAGCGGGCCAAGAAACGTGGCGCCACCATCTATGGCGAGGTGGTCGGCTACGGCGCCACCGCCGACGGTGCCGACATGGTCCAGCCCACCGGCGAGGGCGCGGTGCGCTGTATTCAACTCGCCCTTGCGACCGCTGGGGAGCAGATCGACTACATCAACGCCCACGGTACCTCCACCCCCATCGGCGACCTGGTCGAGCTGCGCGCCATCCGCGAGATCTTCGGCACGGACAATCCGCCGATCAGCTCCACCAAGTCGCTCTCCGGTCACAGCCTGGGCGCGGCCGGGGTGCACGAGGCGATCTATTCGCTCTTGATGCTGAATCACGGTTTTATCTGCGGCACCGCCAACATCGAAGAGATAGACCCCGAAGCCGAGGGGATGCACGTTGTCGACGCCAACCGCGATGTCAGCCTGACCACGGTGATGAGCAACAGCTACGGCTTCGGTGGGACCAATGCCTGTTTGATTTTCAGAAAGGTCAGTTGA
- a CDS encoding SDR family oxidoreductase has product MQRTVCITGATSGFGKACAERFAAEGWCLILTGRRGDRLRALKEQLSSVPVLTVELDVRDYKAVEAMVAGLPEEFKQIDVLVNNAGLALGLEGAHKTNIQDWETMIDTNVKGLCYLTRCILPGMVERNQGHIINMGSIAGNYPYPGGNVYGATKAFVKQFSRNLLTDLNHTKVRVTNIEPGLAESEFSVVRFHGDKDKADAVYKGTEPIRPVDIAEIVHWVTSVPPHININTVEVMPVCQSCGPLAIHREV; this is encoded by the coding sequence ATGCAAAGAACTGTTTGTATTACCGGAGCCACCTCCGGATTCGGCAAGGCCTGTGCCGAACGTTTTGCCGCCGAAGGGTGGTGTTTGATCCTCACCGGACGCCGGGGTGACCGGCTGCGGGCCCTGAAGGAGCAACTCAGTTCGGTTCCGGTGCTGACGGTCGAGTTGGATGTGCGCGACTATAAAGCCGTCGAGGCCATGGTCGCGGGGCTGCCCGAGGAGTTCAAACAGATCGATGTCCTGGTCAACAATGCCGGCTTGGCGCTGGGGCTGGAAGGCGCCCACAAGACCAACATTCAGGACTGGGAAACCATGATCGACACCAACGTCAAGGGGCTGTGTTACCTCACCCGATGTATCCTTCCCGGGATGGTGGAGCGCAACCAAGGCCACATCATCAACATGGGCTCGATCGCCGGCAACTATCCTTATCCCGGCGGCAATGTCTATGGGGCCACCAAGGCCTTTGTCAAGCAGTTTTCCCGCAACCTGCTCACCGACCTCAACCACACCAAGGTACGGGTCACCAATATCGAGCCCGGATTGGCCGAGAGCGAGTTCTCCGTGGTCCGCTTTCACGGCGACAAGGACAAGGCCGATGCGGTCTATAAGGGGACCGAACCGATTCGTCCGGTGGATATCGCCGAGATCGTCCACTGGGTGACCAGCGTGCCGCCGCATATCAATATCAACACGGTGGAAGTCATGCCGGTCTGCCAGAGTTGCGGGCCCCTGGCCATCCATCGAGAAGTTTAG
- a CDS encoding ferritin — protein sequence MMKKKMLKALNDQINAEMFSSYLYLSMESYFQSISLTGFAAWMRAQVQEEMMHAMKFYDFVNERGGKVTLEAIAKPESTWASPLAAFEAIQKHEEHVTSLINDLVDLAIAEKDHASNNFLQWFVGEQVEEEASVGEIVEKLKLIKDNPSGLFMMDAELGKRVFVMPTTPAE from the coding sequence ATGATGAAAAAGAAGATGTTAAAGGCACTCAATGATCAAATCAACGCAGAAATGTTTTCATCGTACCTCTACCTGTCAATGGAATCCTACTTTCAATCGATCAGCCTGACCGGCTTTGCGGCCTGGATGCGGGCGCAGGTCCAGGAAGAGATGATGCACGCGATGAAATTCTATGACTTCGTCAACGAGCGCGGCGGCAAGGTAACCCTGGAGGCCATCGCCAAACCGGAATCGACCTGGGCCTCGCCCCTGGCCGCCTTTGAGGCCATCCAAAAGCACGAAGAACATGTCACCAGCCTGATCAACGACCTGGTCGATCTGGCCATTGCCGAGAAAGACCATGCCAGCAACAATTTCCTCCAGTGGTTCGTCGGCGAGCAGGTGGAGGAAGAGGCCTCGGTGGGCGAGATTGTGGAAAAACTGAAACTGATCAAGGACAACCCCTCCGGTCTGTTCATGATGGATGCCGAGCTGGGCAAACGGGTCTTTGTCATGCCCACCACTCCTGCCGAATAA
- a CDS encoding DVU0298 family protein: MSIRATKGKVLELFNSRDLAQIQSELAAIPAKDAINALFSLICREDPELRWRAITCMGTAVARLADQEMEEARIVMRRFLWSLNDESGGIGWGAPESMAETMCKHPRLAEEYVHMLVSYMREDGEELHQDGNYIEHPLLQRGLLWGVARMSECRPELLLAKGAEVDILPYLDAEDAEVRGLAALACGRLHLDAAKGTLQRLIEDSSSFQLYNQGRISRASVGELAGQALAILG, encoded by the coding sequence GTGAGCATTCGAGCTACAAAGGGCAAGGTACTGGAACTGTTCAACAGCCGGGACCTTGCGCAGATACAGAGCGAGCTTGCGGCTATCCCTGCCAAGGATGCAATCAACGCCCTCTTTTCCTTGATCTGCCGCGAGGATCCCGAGCTGCGCTGGCGGGCCATCACCTGCATGGGAACGGCGGTGGCCCGCCTGGCCGACCAGGAGATGGAGGAGGCGCGCATCGTCATGCGCCGCTTCCTCTGGAGCCTCAACGACGAATCCGGCGGCATCGGCTGGGGGGCCCCGGAGTCCATGGCGGAGACCATGTGCAAACACCCCCGCCTGGCCGAGGAGTATGTCCATATGCTCGTCTCCTACATGCGTGAGGACGGCGAAGAGCTGCACCAGGACGGCAACTACATCGAGCACCCGCTGCTGCAGCGGGGCCTCTTATGGGGAGTGGCCCGGATGAGCGAATGCCGGCCGGAACTGTTGCTCGCCAAGGGGGCGGAGGTCGATATCCTGCCCTATCTCGATGCAGAGGATGCCGAGGTCCGCGGGTTGGCGGCCCTTGCCTGCGGACGTTTGCACCTTGACGCAGCCAAAGGTACACTGCAGCGGCTTATCGAAGATTCGTCCAGCTTTCAACTGTACAACCAGGGCAGGATTTCCCGCGCGAGTGTCGGTGAGTTGGCCGGGCAGGCCCTGGCGATTTTGGGCTGA
- a CDS encoding nitrilase-related carbon-nitrogen hydrolase, with protein sequence MRDELFPAVACLQFPIALGEVEHNLAQVRGLLAAHPPSPGTLVLLPEIWATGFAYPRTEELGRRTPGILQTMQHLARDGEIFLAGSLTEPKPGASLPQNTLFVVGPEGPLGSFCKQHLFRFWQEDQYYQRGQQGPLITTPYGPLGGMVCYDLRFPEVAKRQVFAGSRLLIVSAQWPLSRLDHWQTLLRARAIENQAYVAACNGCGITGAMEMAGHSMIVAPDGQVLHQAGAAACLISAPLDPAVVDEERRRFFPAGDRPWLQADKDKILSVEKLLETLTLLRRQGSRMAYASADFPALGASEVEYLESARRRADCLVVGLTKGGVQRRQPEAGSPKPTFLERARVLAALGCVDFVVLYDEDGLPQLIEALRPDVLIEGSM encoded by the coding sequence ATGCGCGACGAACTCTTTCCGGCGGTAGCCTGCCTCCAGTTCCCCATAGCCCTCGGCGAGGTGGAGCACAATCTGGCACAAGTGCGCGGCCTGCTTGCAGCCCATCCGCCTTCGCCCGGAACCCTGGTGCTTCTGCCGGAGATCTGGGCCACGGGTTTTGCTTATCCCCGCACCGAGGAACTTGGCCGCAGGACACCCGGGATCCTGCAAACGATGCAGCACCTGGCCAGGGATGGAGAGATCTTCCTTGCCGGTTCCCTGACCGAACCGAAGCCGGGCGCGAGCCTGCCTCAAAACACCCTGTTCGTGGTCGGCCCGGAGGGCCCGCTCGGTTCGTTCTGCAAGCAGCACCTCTTTCGCTTCTGGCAGGAAGATCAGTATTATCAACGCGGCCAACAGGGTCCGCTGATCACCACCCCCTACGGCCCCTTGGGCGGAATGGTCTGCTATGATTTGCGTTTTCCCGAGGTGGCCAAGCGCCAGGTCTTTGCCGGAAGCCGCCTGCTGATCGTCTCGGCCCAATGGCCACTGAGCCGCCTTGATCACTGGCAAACCCTGCTGCGGGCGCGGGCGATCGAAAATCAGGCCTACGTTGCCGCCTGCAACGGTTGCGGCATCACCGGCGCCATGGAAATGGCCGGCCATTCGATGATTGTCGCCCCTGATGGGCAGGTGCTGCACCAAGCTGGTGCTGCAGCCTGTCTGATCTCGGCACCGCTTGATCCTGCCGTTGTCGACGAAGAGCGCCGCCGTTTCTTCCCGGCCGGCGACCGCCCCTGGCTGCAGGCGGACAAGGACAAAATCCTTTCCGTGGAAAAATTGCTGGAAACACTCACATTGCTGCGCCGCCAAGGGAGCCGTATGGCCTATGCCTCCGCCGATTTTCCCGCCCTTGGCGCAAGCGAGGTGGAATACCTGGAGTCGGCACGGCGTCGGGCGGATTGCCTGGTGGTGGGGTTGACCAAGGGCGGCGTCCAACGACGGCAGCCGGAAGCGGGTTCTCCCAAACCAACGTTCCTTGAGCGGGCGCGGGTCCTCGCGGCCCTGGGCTGCGTCGACTTTGTGGTGCTCTATGACGAGGATGGGCTGCCACAACTCATCGAGGCCCTCAGACCGGATGTGCTGATCGAAGGCTCGATGTGA
- a CDS encoding heavy metal-associated domain-containing protein yields MATLRIDGMKCQHCVKTAKKALEGLGATEVDIDLEKGEARYQGSLDKEAVRKAIRDKGFTLLD; encoded by the coding sequence ATGGCAACCCTGCGAATCGACGGCATGAAGTGCCAGCATTGTGTAAAAACCGCCAAGAAAGCCCTGGAAGGTCTGGGTGCCACCGAGGTCGACATCGACCTGGAAAAAGGTGAGGCCCGCTATCAGGGCTCACTGGACAAAGAGGCGGTGCGCAAGGCGATACGCGACAAGGGTTTTACCCTGCTCGACTAG
- a CDS encoding efflux RND transporter periplasmic adaptor subunit, protein MKFKAVLLSLLGIIVVVGLLAGTKVLQISTLIQQKKTASQPPEVVTTFQAVEQRWESLITAVGSLEAVQGVTITAEVTGKVTQIAFEPGSKVKAGDLLVQQDIAAETAQLRSAEAAVELARLTLARSKKMLATKVVAESNYDNAEAGLKQAQAQADNIRAAIAKKTIRAPFSGRLGIRQINLGQILKEGQAIVSLQALDPVYVNFQVPQQQLPLIRIGYPVRLTSDGLPPGRVVEGTVTAINPDIDATSRNVRIQATATNGKEELRPGMFVQVAVVLPQDNPILAIPATAVLYAPYSDSVFLVESAKEGDGKVVHQQFIRLGERRGDFVSVTSGLKAAQTVISTGVFKLRNGQSVVIDNTLSPEFKLAPEPKDS, encoded by the coding sequence ATGAAATTCAAGGCGGTTCTTTTGAGTCTTCTTGGCATCATCGTGGTAGTCGGCCTGCTGGCCGGGACCAAGGTCTTGCAGATCTCGACCCTGATCCAACAAAAAAAAACCGCCAGCCAACCGCCGGAAGTGGTCACCACCTTTCAGGCCGTGGAACAGCGGTGGGAATCGCTGATCACCGCCGTGGGCTCGCTGGAGGCGGTCCAGGGCGTCACCATCACCGCCGAGGTCACCGGCAAGGTCACCCAGATCGCCTTTGAGCCGGGGAGCAAAGTCAAGGCGGGAGATCTGCTGGTGCAACAGGACATTGCCGCGGAAACCGCCCAGCTCCGTTCCGCCGAGGCCGCCGTTGAACTGGCCCGCCTCACCCTGGCCCGTTCCAAGAAGATGCTCGCCACCAAGGTCGTGGCCGAATCCAATTACGACAACGCCGAGGCCGGCCTCAAACAGGCCCAGGCCCAGGCCGACAACATTCGCGCCGCCATTGCCAAAAAAACCATCCGCGCGCCGTTCAGCGGCCGCTTGGGAATCCGCCAGATCAATCTGGGCCAGATCCTCAAGGAGGGTCAGGCCATCGTTTCCCTCCAGGCCCTTGATCCGGTCTATGTCAACTTCCAGGTCCCCCAGCAGCAGTTGCCCCTGATCCGCATCGGCTACCCTGTCCGGCTCACCTCCGACGGCCTGCCGCCGGGCCGGGTGGTCGAGGGAACGGTGACCGCGATCAACCCGGATATCGATGCCACCAGCCGCAATGTCCGTATCCAGGCCACGGCCACCAACGGCAAGGAAGAGCTGCGGCCGGGCATGTTCGTCCAGGTGGCAGTGGTCCTGCCGCAGGACAATCCCATCCTGGCCATTCCGGCCACGGCCGTGCTCTATGCCCCCTACTCCGACTCGGTTTTTCTGGTTGAGTCGGCCAAGGAAGGCGACGGTAAGGTGGTGCACCAGCAGTTCATCCGTCTGGGCGAGCGCCGCGGTGATTTTGTCAGCGTCACCTCCGGCCTCAAGGCCGCCCAGACCGTGATCAGCACCGGGGTGTTCAAGCTGCGTAACGGCCAGAGCGTGGTGATCGACAACACCCTTTCTCCGGAATTCAAACTGGCTCCCGAGCCCAAGGACAGTTGA